The Brachyhypopomus gauderio isolate BG-103 chromosome 1, BGAUD_0.2, whole genome shotgun sequence genome includes a window with the following:
- the LOC143521749 gene encoding uncharacterized protein LOC143521749: protein MPGYATRPKRSQRPSRRHHASAPAQHRAATVTPELMEQDPLCSIMLLRSWEAKTVEMAEYFRQTAVRMWRERHPCPTRDLSPLRVGSLELCSTEKTPESEFEGEESEGEEEEEDQAPSVCSASTVDYGEEEDYPPFVCYAPTVDYGGGEGNEEDYPPSKCSAPAVGYGEEEEEEDYDYPPSECSAPAVVYGEEEEEEDDEYPPSECSAPAVGYDEEVEQSASL, encoded by the coding sequence atgccaggatacgccacccggcCCAAGAGGAGTCAGAGACCCAGCCGGCGCCACCATGCCTCTGCTCCTGCCCAACACCGCGCGGCCACCGTAACTCCcgaactgatggagcaggacccgttatGCAGCATAATGCTGCTTCGGTCTTGGGAGGCCAAGACGGTGGAAATGGCGGAGTATTTCCGCCAGACCGCGGTgcggatgtggagggagcgacacccctgtcccaccagagacctctcgcccctgagggtaggctccctcgaactctgctccacagagaagactcctgagagcgagttcgagggggaggaatcagagggcgaggaggaagaggaagatcaggctccctcggtttgttccgcctccaccgtggactacggtgaggaggaggactaccctccattcGTTTGCTACGCCCCCACGGTGGActatggtgggggagaggggaacgaggaggactaccctccatccaagtgctccgcacctgccgtgggctacggtgaggaagaggaggaggaagactacgATTACCCTCCATCCGAGTGCTCCGCACCTGCCGTGGTctacggggaggaagaggaggaggaagacgacgaataccctccgtcagaaTGCTCCGCACCAGCCGTGGGCTACGATGAGGAGGTGGAGcagtccgcctccctctga